Proteins from one Candidatus Dormiibacterota bacterium genomic window:
- the fxlM gene encoding methyltransferase, FxLD system, translating into MSPGKARAKASPTDLRERLVDRMKAGGHVRTAAVEAAFRTVPRHDFLPDVGIEDVYTDRAFPIKHADGRPISSSSQPAIMAIMLEQLALAPGYRVLEIGAGTGYNAALIAEIVGKGGQVVAIDIDDDLVLAARQHLATTGFDRVEVRCADGGYGYPERAPFDRIIITASAWDIAPAWFEQLALGGRLVLPLSLRQVQQSVAFERHEHHLESASVADCGFMPLRGAFAGPERVIPLGPTPGPFLLADGDRPIDADALTEALSASPVEMPAGLTATRREAFGSLSLWLALQDSASCLLSIYANASDVDRSAVPLLIEWPAGDKKQRLTRALLGEKGLVALSRSRDAWIGDGETPVPLSIVSLRGESELVERMRTYLLAWDRAGRPRTDALRISAYPKGQRVPAPQGARVLEKRWTTLVVARA; encoded by the coding sequence CTGTCGCCGGGAAAGGCAAGGGCGAAAGCTAGCCCGACCGACCTGCGCGAGCGTTTAGTCGACCGCATGAAGGCGGGAGGCCATGTTCGAACGGCGGCGGTCGAGGCTGCCTTCCGCACCGTGCCGAGGCATGACTTTCTGCCCGACGTGGGCATCGAGGACGTCTACACCGATCGGGCCTTCCCGATCAAGCACGCGGACGGGAGGCCGATCAGCTCGTCGTCGCAGCCGGCGATCATGGCGATCATGCTCGAGCAGCTGGCGCTGGCGCCGGGTTATCGTGTCCTCGAGATTGGCGCCGGGACCGGCTACAACGCGGCGCTCATCGCGGAGATCGTCGGCAAGGGCGGCCAGGTCGTCGCCATCGATATCGATGATGATCTGGTGCTCGCGGCGCGGCAGCATCTTGCCACGACCGGCTTCGATCGGGTTGAGGTGCGCTGTGCGGACGGCGGCTACGGATACCCGGAGCGAGCGCCATTCGATCGCATCATCATCACGGCCAGCGCCTGGGACATCGCGCCGGCCTGGTTCGAGCAGCTGGCTCTGGGAGGCCGGCTCGTGCTGCCCTTGAGCCTTCGCCAGGTTCAGCAGTCGGTGGCCTTCGAGCGGCACGAGCACCATCTCGAGAGCGCGTCCGTTGCCGACTGCGGCTTCATGCCCCTGCGCGGCGCCTTTGCTGGACCCGAGCGCGTCATCCCCCTGGGACCGACTCCGGGGCCATTCCTTCTCGCGGATGGTGATCGCCCGATCGATGCGGATGCCCTGACCGAGGCGTTGAGCGCCTCGCCCGTTGAGATGCCGGCCGGCCTCACGGCAACACGCCGAGAGGCATTTGGAAGCCTCAGCCTGTGGTTGGCCCTGCAAGATTCCGCCTCCTGCCTGTTGAGCATCTACGCGAACGCCTCCGACGTTGACCGAAGCGCGGTCCCGCTCCTCATTGAATGGCCCGCGGGCGACAAGAAGCAGCGGTTGACCCGGGCCTTACTCGGCGAGAAAGGACTGGTCGCGCTCTCCCGTTCACGGGACGCGTGGATCGGGGATGGGGAGACGCCGGTGCCACTCTCGATCGTGAGTCTTCGCGGCGAGTCCGAGCTCGTGGAACGAATGCGGACTTACCTGCTTGCATGGGATCGGGCCGGTCGGCCCCGAACCGACGCCCTGCGGATCTCCGCATATCCGAAAGGCCAGCGCGTTCCGGCGCCACAGGGCGCCCGGGTGCTGGAGAAGCGCTGGACGACCCTGGTGGTCGCGCGAGCCTGA